A section of the Solitalea canadensis DSM 3403 genome encodes:
- a CDS encoding helix-turn-helix domain-containing protein — MRDIIESYENSNWNNVNSIDNEKIEESDIAELIAEKERVFINKRKELIKEKLKGLNISQQELGQILGHKSKTHMSELMNGISPFSLKDLIIINYLLKIDMNDLVPVFLSKKEQMRIRTTIESLNKSNLRLIKADFSLV, encoded by the coding sequence TTGAGAGATATAATTGAAAGTTATGAAAACTCAAATTGGAATAATGTTAATAGCATAGATAATGAAAAAATAGAAGAAAGTGATATAGCAGAGTTAATTGCTGAAAAGGAACGAGTTTTTATCAACAAAAGAAAAGAATTAATAAAAGAGAAACTCAAAGGTTTAAATATAAGTCAACAAGAATTGGGTCAAATTTTAGGACATAAAAGCAAAACTCATATGTCGGAATTAATGAATGGAATAAGCCCATTTTCTCTTAAAGATCTGATCATAATAAATTATCTTTTAAAGATTGATATGAATGATTTAGTCCCAGTCTTTCTTTCAAAGAAAGAACAGATGAGAATTAGAACAACTATTGAAAGTCTTAATAAATCTAATTTGAGGCTAATAAAAGCAGATTTCTCTTTGGTTTAA
- a CDS encoding type II toxin-antitoxin system HigB family toxin: protein MEDNNWKNGIELKKVRKDADCVHHEGFYLFDILVHRVMILLEFGDDGEASVVWIGNHQDYERIFKNNKKTIEKRLKENDYI from the coding sequence ATTGAAGACAATAATTGGAAGAATGGAATTGAATTAAAAAAAGTGAGAAAAGATGCCGATTGTGTACATCACGAAGGATTTTATTTATTTGATATCTTAGTTCATAGAGTGATGATTCTTTTGGAGTTTGGTGATGATGGAGAGGCTTCGGTAGTTTGGATTGGAAACCATCAAGACTACGAAAGAATTTTTAAAAACAATAAAAAAACCATTGAAAAACGGTTGAAAGAAAATGACTATATATAA
- a CDS encoding DUF885 domain-containing protein — translation MKKIIPLFLTGAVIASCQSNKDTSNADGAFDGYKNRFIENYWSVYPDYATNVGFHKYDSVLKVPDLIYQKQQLDFAAANLDSLKSFDLEKLSDANKTDFHLIENQLKSIQFGINELKSGEWDPSNYNICGVFSYMLSEKYEGLNSRLKSISLKLANVPAYYEAAKNNIKNPTKEHTSLAIEQNIGGSVVFEKDLLDSVNKSGLTADEKAQLISRSKAAFTAVKNYADWLKQFKNETPRSFRLGAALYQKKFNYEIQSAYTADEIYEIASKRKIEIHAEMAKLTEQLWPKYFGSTAKPSDKLVMIRKMIDTLSVHHVKSEEFQSSIEKQIPELEAFVKQKDLLYIDPSKPLVVRKEPAYMAGVAGASISAPGPYDKGGNTYYNVGSLEGWPKDKAESYLREYNHYILQILNIHEAIPGHYTQLVYANQSPSIIKSVFGNGAMVEGWAVYAERMMLEAGYGNNEPEMWLMYYKWHLRTLCNTLLDYNVHVKNQTEQDAVKFLTNEAFQQQAEAEGKWKRVSVTQVQLTSYFTGFTEIFNLREELKKIEGDKFNLKQFHEKFLSYGSAPVKYIKELIEK, via the coding sequence ATGAAGAAAATTATACCATTGTTTTTAACCGGTGCTGTAATAGCATCTTGTCAAAGCAACAAAGACACGTCAAATGCTGATGGAGCTTTTGATGGTTATAAGAACAGATTTATTGAAAACTATTGGTCCGTTTACCCAGATTATGCAACCAATGTAGGTTTCCATAAATACGATAGCGTTTTAAAAGTTCCTGATTTAATCTATCAAAAACAACAGCTTGATTTTGCTGCAGCCAACCTTGATTCTCTCAAATCGTTTGATCTCGAAAAACTTTCGGATGCTAATAAAACGGATTTTCACTTGATTGAAAATCAATTGAAAAGCATTCAATTTGGAATCAATGAACTTAAATCGGGAGAATGGGATCCATCAAACTATAATATATGTGGAGTATTCTCCTATATGCTAAGTGAAAAGTATGAAGGACTTAATAGTCGTTTAAAAAGTATTTCTCTTAAACTGGCAAATGTTCCTGCCTATTACGAGGCGGCAAAAAATAATATTAAAAATCCGACAAAGGAACATACTTCCCTTGCAATTGAGCAAAATATTGGAGGATCAGTAGTCTTTGAAAAAGATCTGTTAGATTCGGTAAACAAATCGGGCTTAACAGCTGATGAAAAAGCACAGTTAATTAGTCGTTCAAAAGCAGCTTTTACAGCAGTAAAAAATTATGCGGATTGGTTAAAGCAATTTAAAAATGAGACTCCACGTAGTTTCAGATTAGGAGCAGCGCTTTACCAGAAGAAATTTAACTACGAAATTCAATCTGCTTATACAGCTGATGAGATTTATGAAATCGCTTCAAAACGCAAAATTGAAATCCACGCAGAAATGGCTAAGTTAACAGAACAACTTTGGCCTAAGTATTTTGGTTCTACAGCAAAACCTTCTGATAAACTGGTAATGATCCGAAAAATGATCGATACATTATCTGTTCATCATGTTAAATCGGAAGAATTTCAATCATCAATCGAAAAACAGATCCCGGAACTGGAAGCTTTTGTTAAGCAAAAAGATTTGTTATACATCGACCCATCAAAACCTCTTGTGGTTCGTAAAGAGCCAGCCTACATGGCCGGAGTTGCAGGTGCTTCAATCAGCGCTCCAGGTCCTTACGATAAAGGTGGAAATACTTATTATAATGTAGGTAGTTTAGAAGGGTGGCCAAAAGATAAGGCTGAAAGTTACTTGCGAGAATATAATCACTACATTTTACAGATATTAAATATTCACGAAGCCATCCCCGGACATTATACACAGTTAGTTTATGCCAATCAATCGCCAAGTATCATTAAGTCCGTATTTGGAAATGGAGCTATGGTTGAAGGCTGGGCTGTTTATGCCGAACGTATGATGCTCGAAGCCGGATATGGAAATAATGAACCGGAAATGTGGCTGATGTACTATAAATGGCATTTACGTACACTCTGTAATACCTTGCTCGATTATAATGTTCATGTAAAAAATCAGACTGAACAAGATGCTGTTAAATTTTTGACCAACGAAGCTTTTCAGCAACAAGCGGAGGCAGAAGGTAAATGGAAAAGGGTAAGCGTTACACAGGTTCAGCTAACCTCTTATTTTACAGGTTTTACAGAGATATTCAATCTTCGCGAAGAACTCAAAAAGATAGAAGGTGATAAGTTCAACCTTAAGCAGTTTCATGAAAAGTTCTTAAGTTATGGCAGTGCACCTGTTAAGTATATCAAAGAGTTAATTGAAAAATAA
- a CDS encoding ABC transporter ATP-binding protein, with amino-acid sequence MSETILQVKELSTRFKTEDGWVTAVQHINFSLNKGEVIGIVGESGSGKSVTSLSIMQLIERSNGKNDGEILYTENGNTVDLLKLSEEEIRNYRGNKIAMIFQEPMTSLNPVYTLGDQVAEAIRLHQKVDKETARKKTIELFNEVQLPRAEQLFDSYPHQVSGGQKQRVMIAMALSCNPQLLIADEPTTALDVTVQKTIIELLRKLKNDRGMSMIFISHDLGLVSEISDKVVVMYKGQIMEQGNAEQVFSNPHHPYTKGLLACRPSANLNLKKLPTVTDFMQVQEDGSIKETSLDLDKVNQQFGFKVGEKEKRLSEIYSREPLLKLNSVKTWFPIKKGIFSKAKEYVKAVDDITFNVYPGETLGLVGESGCGKTTLGRSILRLVEPTGGEILFNGENMRDLSANRMRELRKDVQIIFQDPYSSLNPRLTVGNSIMEPMQVHKVFKNDKEQKDRVMELLRRVNLKEEHFNRYPHEFSGGQRQRICIARALALNPKFIICDESVSALDVSVQAQVLNLLVELREEFNLTYIFISHDLSVVRFISDRMVVMNKGRIEEMGDADQVYNHPQQEYTKRLIDAIPKGKMLSV; translated from the coding sequence ATGTCTGAAACTATTCTGCAAGTAAAAGAGCTTTCCACACGTTTTAAAACCGAAGATGGCTGGGTTACAGCCGTTCAACATATAAATTTCTCTTTAAATAAGGGGGAAGTGATTGGAATTGTGGGTGAGTCTGGATCCGGTAAATCCGTTACTTCTTTGTCGATCATGCAATTGATTGAACGATCAAATGGTAAGAATGATGGAGAAATATTATATACTGAAAATGGCAATACCGTTGATCTTTTAAAACTTTCTGAAGAGGAAATCCGAAATTACAGGGGTAATAAGATTGCTATGATCTTTCAGGAGCCGATGACATCCTTAAATCCGGTATATACCTTAGGCGATCAGGTAGCTGAAGCAATCCGTTTGCACCAGAAAGTAGATAAAGAAACTGCACGTAAAAAAACAATAGAACTATTTAACGAGGTTCAACTGCCACGGGCTGAACAATTATTCGACTCATATCCTCATCAAGTTTCAGGCGGACAAAAACAACGCGTTATGATCGCGATGGCCCTGTCGTGCAATCCACAGCTATTAATCGCAGATGAACCAACAACCGCATTAGATGTTACGGTGCAGAAAACAATTATAGAACTGCTCCGCAAACTGAAGAATGATCGTGGAATGAGTATGATCTTTATTTCGCATGATTTAGGATTGGTTTCAGAAATATCTGACAAGGTAGTAGTTATGTATAAAGGTCAGATAATGGAACAGGGAAATGCTGAACAGGTGTTTTCGAATCCGCACCATCCTTATACAAAAGGGTTGCTTGCTTGTCGCCCTTCCGCCAATCTTAATCTGAAAAAACTCCCAACAGTTACAGATTTTATGCAGGTACAAGAAGACGGGAGTATTAAAGAAACTTCACTCGATCTTGATAAGGTAAATCAACAATTTGGCTTTAAAGTTGGAGAAAAGGAAAAACGTCTGTCTGAAATTTACTCACGTGAGCCATTATTAAAATTAAACAGTGTTAAAACCTGGTTTCCTATAAAAAAAGGGATTTTTAGTAAGGCGAAGGAATATGTAAAAGCAGTTGATGATATCACTTTTAACGTATATCCCGGAGAAACATTAGGCTTGGTAGGAGAATCTGGGTGTGGTAAAACTACATTGGGAAGGAGCATCTTACGATTGGTTGAGCCTACCGGAGGAGAAATCCTGTTTAATGGAGAAAATATGCGTGATCTTTCTGCCAATAGGATGCGAGAGCTGAGAAAAGATGTACAGATTATCTTCCAGGATCCATATTCATCATTAAACCCCAGGTTAACGGTTGGCAATTCCATTATGGAGCCTATGCAGGTACATAAGGTGTTTAAGAATGATAAAGAACAAAAAGACAGGGTAATGGAGTTACTTCGTAGAGTAAACCTTAAAGAAGAACATTTTAATCGGTACCCGCATGAATTCTCAGGAGGGCAACGTCAGCGAATCTGTATTGCCAGGGCGCTTGCACTTAATCCAAAGTTTATCATCTGTGACGAATCGGTTTCGGCATTGGATGTTTCTGTACAAGCACAGGTACTGAACTTATTAGTCGAATTACGAGAAGAGTTTAACCTGACTTACATTTTTATTTCACATGATCTTTCAGTAGTTCGATTTATTTCAGACAGAATGGTAGTCATGAATAAGGGAAGAATTGAAGAAATGGGAGATGCCGATCAAGTCTATAATCATCCTCAACAAGAATATACCAAACGTTTAATCGATGCAATTCCAAAAGGTAAAATGTTGAGTGTATAA
- a CDS encoding DUF456 domain-containing protein has protein sequence MDILLIALGLTCIIVGFLGSFLPVLPGPPLSWAGLLLLHFTTKVDYSIQFLVITAIVVIIVSIMDYYIPIWGTKKYGGTVYGQKGATVGLIVGIFTGPWGIILGPFVGAVVGELIHDNRDFQKALKSGFGAFLGFLAGTLMKIIICIVFAYYFISAWITG, from the coding sequence ATGGACATTCTGCTTATTGCATTAGGTTTAACTTGTATAATCGTAGGTTTTCTTGGCAGTTTTCTGCCGGTTTTGCCTGGCCCCCCATTAAGTTGGGCTGGATTGTTATTACTCCATTTTACCACAAAGGTTGACTACAGCATTCAATTTTTGGTGATCACTGCCATTGTAGTAATTATTGTAAGCATAATGGATTACTATATTCCAATTTGGGGAACAAAAAAATATGGAGGTACCGTCTACGGACAAAAAGGAGCAACGGTTGGTTTAATAGTAGGTATTTTCACTGGTCCTTGGGGGATTATTCTGGGCCCTTTTGTAGGAGCCGTTGTTGGCGAATTAATTCATGATAATAGAGACTTTCAAAAAGCCCTAAAATCCGGCTTCGGCGCCTTTTTAGGTTTTCTTGCAGGCACCCTAATGAAAATCATAATTTGTATTGTATTTGCCTATTACTTCATCAGCGCATGGATTACAGGCTAA
- a CDS encoding 3'-5' exonuclease — MLSHISLSQIIFLDIETVPLQPDFLTLNEEFQHLWELKSGNFRKDDQSAADVYTRAGIFAEFGKIICITIGRITEENDDYGFRLKSFYGDDERTILNDFAAVLRKQKRDKLLCAHNGREFDYPFLSRRMLINGIELPPLLDIAGKRPWEINHLDTMELWKFGDYKNYTSLRLLAAVLNIPTPKDDIDGSQVGAVYWEDHDLERIKTYCEKDVLTVAQIILRFKGKALILDENVARV, encoded by the coding sequence ATGTTAAGTCATATTTCACTTTCTCAGATTATCTTTCTCGATATAGAAACGGTTCCGCTACAGCCGGATTTTCTAACGCTGAATGAGGAGTTTCAGCATTTATGGGAATTAAAGTCTGGGAATTTTAGAAAGGATGATCAATCTGCCGCTGATGTATATACCCGTGCAGGTATTTTCGCAGAGTTTGGGAAAATAATCTGCATTACCATAGGTCGCATAACCGAGGAAAATGACGATTATGGTTTCAGGTTGAAGTCGTTTTATGGTGACGATGAAAGGACAATCTTAAATGATTTTGCAGCTGTTTTAAGAAAGCAAAAGCGTGACAAGCTGCTTTGTGCCCATAACGGAAGAGAGTTTGATTATCCGTTTTTATCAAGAAGAATGCTTATTAATGGCATCGAGCTTCCTCCATTGCTGGACATTGCCGGAAAACGTCCTTGGGAAATCAATCACCTGGACACAATGGAGCTCTGGAAGTTTGGGGATTATAAAAACTATACCTCTTTACGTTTACTCGCAGCAGTGCTTAATATTCCAACACCTAAAGATGATATCGATGGAAGCCAGGTTGGAGCCGTATATTGGGAAGATCATGACCTTGAGCGTATTAAAACTTATTGCGAAAAGGATGTTTTAACCGTAGCCCAGATTATTTTAAGGTTTAAAGGAAAAGCCTTAATACTCGACGAAAATGTGGCCAGGGTTTAA